ATCGAGATTCTTGAAAAGGGCCTGGATAAGGAATTATTCTTCGATCCGGACAGGGCGGATTCTCAGATCCCAAAAGAGGATCTGCCCATCGACTTCCGTCTTAGGCAATCCGGTTTTGCCCGAAAATTTTACGAAAAACTTTTTCCTGTATCTCATGTGTTTCGCATAACGCATAGATATGGTCGAGAGTTTTTAGATAATTTTATGCCTCTCGCCGCAGAGAACTATATAGGAAGAGGCTCTTATAAATTCGTATACACACTTCCTTGGAACCAAGTAGTTAAAATCGGGAAATCCAAACTACCTTCTGATCCTATTTTCGGTTCTTTGTATAAAGAGGTGCAGAATAACCTGGAACGTTATCTGAAAACCGAAGAGATCGGTCTCATGCATCATTTGCAAAAATCAGCATGGGGAGAATCCAAAAGAGACGAGATCCGTTTTAAATTCGCTCGTTTAGGATTAGAAAGATTACACTATTGGAAATTAAAAAGTCTGATTCCTGATCTTGTACTTCCCACTCGATTTTTTATGGGTTTGCGGTTTAGGAGAAGTCCTTTCGGCGTTCCTGTGGTCACTCTTACTCCCTGCGATAATCAAAATTTATTACCTGGAAAACATTTAAAAGAATTCATTCGATTGAACGAGAAGGTGAGGCAGAACCCGATCCAAGACGCACTTTTTCCTAAATGGAAATTGAACTTTGACACTCATAGATTCGGGATCATCAGCAAATCCAAACTCAAAAAGATCGCCTTGGATTTTCATAGAGTAATAGAAGTAACCCGTTATCTTGCGAACGAAGAAAAATTGATCTTTGATATCCATTCCGAAAATATTATTATCACTATTCCCGACTTCGAATTGAAAATTTTCGATTACCATGTTTTTGATGAACATCTATATGAGCCAAGCAAGGAGAATCCTTCTCCGGAAGTTGATCATATCAATCTAATTAAGGAATTCGTGAGTTCTTTTGAATTAGGTTAGTGGGGAGGAGGGGCCGCACAGAGATCTCCGAGTCTCGCAGGAACTCCTGAAGTCCGTTTTCCTATTTGTTCTCCGTGAGTCTTGTGGGAAAACATCTTGTTAATGAGAAATTTAAAATCTCTATTTGATTTTCTTTTTAGAGGACTTGGAGAGATCGATTAGGGCTTTTAACCTGAGTCTGAATATTTCCTGGCATTCTTTAAGAACCGCCTTTCCTTCCTCCGTTTCGATTTCTCCTGCAAAACGAACGATCGTACCCATTGTATGGCTAAGAAAGAGCGCGAAAGGTTTTAGATCGTTTTCTTTTAATCCGGGTAAACAACGTAATGCAGTCTTTATTATCAGTTCTGCATTTCTATATGTATCTAAAATATCTTCCGAAACTAATTCTGGGACGGCTCTTGCGCCTGCCCAAAGATTTGCGAGTGCCGTGTCTTTTTGGAAGAATTCCGCGAATTGTATGAGTGCGTTTTCTCCGGCCGATTCCAATTCTTCCGCATTATTGACCTGATCTAAAAGGGATTTGGTTCCGGCGTAAATTCTGTCGTAATAATCTCTCATAATCGTGAGTAAGAGAGAGTTTTTCCCGGGAAAGTATTGGTATAAGGATCCTATCTGTATCCCTGCAGATTGAGCGATTTCTCTCATACTTACCGCATCTATCCCTCTTTCTCCGATCAATTCTTTTGCAGTTCTTAGGATCAAATCTACTCTTTCTTTACTTCGGGATTGTACCGGGGTGCGCTGGCCCTGCTTCATAGGAGATACAGTTATATTTCCTCTTCTTCTCGGACTACTTTTTTCTTTTACGGCTGATTTTTGTTTGACTTATTTCCAAAAAATGAGCATTGATCATAAATAAAAAGAGCAATGTTCATTTTTTTGGAAGAGGATATATGAAAGAACAGACTACAATTTCTAATTCAAACGAGGCTCGTGATTATTCGGGCCACTACTGTATAGTGGGAGCCGGCCCTGCAGGATTGTCTATGGCAAGATCTTTAAAGTCGAAGGGGATTCCTTTTCATGTAATCGAAAGATATAAGGATGTAGGAGGAATTTGGGATATAGAAAATCCGGGATCTCCTATGTATAAGAGCGCCCATTTTATCTCCTCTAAATATCTTTCCAATTATGCGGACTATCCAATGCCTGAAGAATATCCTGATTATCCTTCTAACCGTCAGATACTTGCATATCATAGAACGTTTGCCAGGGAATATGATCTATATCGTCATATAAAATTCAATTCGTCTGTCCAGTCCATCCAACAGAAAGGATCCAAATGGTTGGTAACACTTGAGAACGGAGAGTCTGGACTTTATGAAGGAGTTATTTGTGCCAGCGGAATAACTTGGTCTCCGAACATTCCAAAGTTACAAGGTATCGAAACGTTCCGCGGAGAAGTGATACATAGCGTTAAGTATAAGGATATTTCTTCCTTTCGTGGAAAGAGAGTCCTTGTTGTAGGCGCAGGTAACTCAGGATGCGATATTGCTTGCGACGCAGGGGTTGCGGCAGAACAAGCATTCATCAGTGTGAGAAGAGGTTATTATTTTATTCCAAAACATATTTTCGGTATGCCTGCAGATGTATTTGGAGACGGGGCACATTGGATTCCGAATTGGTTTTCCCAATGGGTTTTCGGTATTATATTAAAATTTTTAGTAGGAGATTTGACTAAGATCGGTCTCCAAGCTCCCGACCATAAAATTTTCGAAACTCATCCGATCATCAATGACCAACTTCTGCATAATCTTCGCCATGGAGATGTGATTGCGAAGGGAGACGTTTCTAGATTAAACGGGGAATTTGTGGAATTTAAGGATGGTTCCAAAGAAAGAATCGATTTGGTCGTGCTTGCTACCGGATATCATTGGGCAATTCCCTATATGGAGGAAAAATATTTCGAATGGAAAAACGGGCGCCCGGAACTTTATCTTACTCTTTTTAACCGTAATTATGAAAATCTTTACGCTCTAGGTTATATGGAAACCGACGGAGGAGCGTATAAGATGTTTGATGAGATGGCTAATTTAATTTCTTCTTATATAGATGCGAAACGAAACGGAGATCCTTCCGCAAAAAAATTCGGATCTCTAATTTGGAATGATAGACCTTTGTTAAACGGAGGAATCCATTATCTGAATACTGGACGGCATTCCGTCTACGTGAACCAGGTCGCGTATAAGAAATATCGATCTAAAATCCAACGTAAAATGGGATGGCCGGAGCTGAAATCTGGACAATTCGATATTTTGAAGACAGATGATAATTCTAATGCCGCATCTACAGAGCTTGCAAGGGCAGTTAGATGAGTTCCGGGACAAAAGAACTTTCTGGATCTAAAATCGCTTTGATTACAGGTGCGGGAGGTGGGATCGGAGAAGCAATCGCATTACGTTTAGATAAAGCCGGATATCGTTTGATCCTTTGTGACATTCAGGAAGAAAAGATGAAGTCGATTGCAAGTCGGCTTTCTAAAACTCCAGAATTGATCGCCTGCGATTTAACAAAGTCGGAAGAGTTGGAAGCGATGGTTTCTGTCGTTAAATCTAAATTTCCAAATCTAGAAGTTTTAGTAAATAACGCAGGGTATGCGAAGGAAGGTCCCTTTCTGGAACAAAATACTCTGGAAATAGATCGTCATGCCGGCATCAATTTACTCGGTCCGATTAGATTAATACGCGCCATTGTTCCTATGATGCTGGAAAGAGGAAGAGGATCGGTAGCAAATATAGTATCGATAGGAGGGATCATCTCTCTCGCAGATTCAGCACTATATTCTGCTACTAAGTTCGGGCTCCGAGGTTTTTTAACTGCAATTCATGAAGAGTTGAAAGGTAGTTGTGTTAAAATTTCCGGCATCTATCCCGCCGCTGTGGATACTCCGATGCTCATGCATGAGGCTATGAACGGAGGGACCGTTTTGAATTGGTTGAATGCAGTAAAATCTCCGGATGATGTTGCGAAGGCGGTTCTTAAGGGGATCCAAACCGGTAAACTAGAGATCTATGTTCCTTATAGTGACGGGCTTACTTCTAGATTGGCTGCTGTGTTTCCTTGGTTAGTCGGCTCACTTTCACCCATATTAAAATGGTTTGGAGAAAAGGGGCGTCGTAAATGGCTCCGTAAAAAAGGAATTGATCCTGATAGGAAGGCATAAAGTTAAGAGAGGTTCTACGAAATTCTCTTACAAAGGCGCAGGAGGCCGGATAGATTGGGCTTGTAGGAACTCCAACATCGCCCTTTTTCCTTCTTGTTTTCCTTAAGGCTCGGTTTGCCCAGTGCGAACCAAAAACGTTTTACGGATCGGCACCCGATAAAAATCCTATCAATGGGGGTATTTCCCCAAGGAAACTGGAATGATTGATCGGTATTCGAATCCGGAGATTTCTAAAATTTGGGAGTTGGAGAACAAATTCGATATTTGGAAAGAAATCGAAATATTGGCCACTGAAGCCCGGATGAAAAAAGGGGAGGTCCCTAAAGAAGACTTCGAAGAGATCCGTTCCAAAGCAAGATTCAAAGTGGACGAAATCCTGGAGATTGAATCCAAGGTCCACCACGATGTAATCGCATTCTTAACTAATATGAATTCTTATATCGGGCCTGCAGGTCGCCATGTACATTACGGCCTCACTTCTTCCGATATCGGTGACACCGCACTTTGTGTGCAGATGGTCCAAGCAATGGATCTGATTCTGAAAAAAACGGACCAACTTATCGAGGCGATCAAGGAGAAGGCAATCCAATACAGAGACCTTCCTTGTATTGGTAGATCTCACGGGATCCATGCGGAACCGATGACTCTCGGTCTAAAGTTTGCATTATTTTACGAAGAAATGAAAAGAAACAGGGCGCGTATGGCCCTGGCGAAAGAAGAAATAGCTGTAGGAAAATTATCGGGTGCAGTCGGAACTTATTCCAATATAGAGCCTGATATCGAAGAATACGTCTGTGAGAAGTTGGGGCTCAAGCCTGATCCGATCGCGACCCAAGTTGTTTCTCGAGATAGACATGCGGCTTATATGTCCGCGTTAGGCGTAACTGCAGCGAGCTTGGATCGTTTTGCGACCGAAGTTCGTCTTCTTCAAAAAACGGAAGGCAGAGAAATTGAAGAACCTTTTTCTCCGGGACAAAAGGGATCTTCTGCAATGCCTCATAAAAGAAATCCCGTGATCTGTGAGAGGATCTCCGGTATTTCTAGAGTGATCCGTTCCAATGTTTCTACCGCTTTACAAAATGTGGCCTTATGGCATGAAAGAGATATTTCTCATTCTTCTGCAGAAAGGATAGTTGTTCCGGATTCTACGATTGCTCTTGAGTATATTCTGGATAAAATGTTATTCGTAGTAAAAAATCTACATGTGTATCCAGATGCGATCGAAAGAACATTAGGAACCACAAGAGGTTTGATCTTCTCTCAAAAAGTACTTCTTCATTTGATCGAAAAAGGCGGGATTACTCGAGAAGATGCTTATGCAATTGTACAAGGTCATGCGATGGCTGTTTGGGCGGATATTTCCCAAAACCTGAAGACAAGACTTGCAGAAGACCCTAAGGTGCAGAAGGTACTTAAGCCCGGAGATCTGGATTCTATCTTCCAAATTTCACCTTACTTGGATAAGGTGGGACTGATCTACAAAAGACTCGGTTTGGAGTAATGCCTAAGTTCGCGATATTCGGGCTGGGATATACCGGCTTACGTATTCTACGTACATTACAAAAAGAAAATGTTGTTTTAGGAGTTTCTAGGGAAACAAAAGTAGAAGGTTCCATTTTGCTGGACCTGTCCGATACCGTTTCCTTGGAAAATTTCCTCAAAGAATACGAGGGTTCGAAGTTTGATGCAAGCCTCATCACATTCCCCGCTCAGAAACTCGAGAATAGAGAGCAAGTTTTCGACACTATATTTTCCATTTCCAAAACTGTTTGGATGTTCGGATCAACTAGCATTTACCAGAGAATTACTTCTGATATCACTGAAAAAACACCTTTAGATCCGGAACATGATCGTTACAAAACAGAGTTACAATTTTTGGAGAAGGGCGGTAAGATCCTCCGACTTTCAGGGATCTATGGACCGGGAAGAAATCCGGCAAATTGGGCGAGAAAAGGTTCGGTCAAAAAGACAAAACGTCAACTAAATCTGATCCATGCGGACGATATTTCGGAAGTGGTACGTTTACTTCTATCTTATCCTGGAAATGATCTGCCTTCCGAGTTAATTTTATCCGATGGGCAATGGCATACCTGGTTGGAGATCTTCCGATTCTTAGAAGATCATGGTAAGATTCAGGTTGTTCCCGAAGAAAAGATGGATAGAGAAGACAGTTTTATCGACAGCAGCTTGATTCGGAAATTTCTTCCTGGTTTACAAACAAAGGACTTTTGGGGAGAATTGGAAAAACTGGAAGAACTCATTTGATCTCACAGATCACGGACATATTACATTTATTCTGTCTTTCGAATTTAATCTTTATCATCGGGCTTCTCGGGTGGAGATACTTTTATGATCTGAGGATACGTATCGCGGGAGGTTTTTCATTCGGGATTGTATGTTATATTCTCCTATCCTTGGATCCTGATCTTAAGATCCCTTACGCTGTTCGTACGTTTCTATTCGCAGGCTTGATCAGTTTACCTTTTTTCTTTTGGATGATCAGCCTTGCTATCTTCGAGGATCATTTCGAGGTCAAATATTGGCATTGGTTTTTACTTATCTGCAAGGTCGGGGTTTCAGCTTGGTCTGTCTATCCAGTATTAGATCTGATCAATATGAGAGGACCTATCGTTTCGGAAACTGTTCTTGCTCATATCATCATTCCGACTCTTCTATCTTTGGGCTTTGTTGTAGCTGCCATTATCCGGATCTATTCAGGTAGAAAGGATGACTTGATTGAGACAAGAAGAAGGTTACGTGAAGTTCATATTCTGATGACCGGAAGTGTAATCACCTTTAATATGTTCTCTCACTTGATCTTAAGAGGACGGGTATTATCCGAAATTTTGGATTTAGCAAATGTGATTTTCGCTTGGGGCCTTATACTTGCATTCATGTATTTGGTCTTCGAATTGAAAGAAGGTTTGGTAGATCCAAGGCCTGAAGAAATTGAGGATACAGAGGAAAAAGCGGTATATGCAGATCCCGCTTTGAAGAAAAAATTAGTCTCTGCGTTTGAAGAAACAAAACTATATCGAAAAGAAGGACTGACAATCGGGCAGCTGGCAGAAGATTTAGAAGTGCAGGAATATAAACTCAGAAGGCTGATCAATCAGGCCATGGGTTTTCGGAATTTTCCGGATTTCCTAAATCGTTACAGAATCCAAGAAGCCTGTGAGATCCTTTTAGATTCCGGAAAAGATGAGGTTCCTATTATCAGGGTGGCTATGGATCTAGGCTACCAATCCTTGGGACCCTTTAATCGTGCATTTAAAGAACTGACTGGAGTTACTCCAACCGAATTCCGCCGTAACCGTGGTAGGGACGAATCTTTAAAAAGTACTGCAGATTTCGAAATCAGCTAGAGGTTTTTTAAAATCGGATAGGCTGATTGTTGTCCTATCGTGTAAACTGTGTATACACGGAGAGAATGGGATGAACGAAATCGTGGATCAATTAGGTTATACCGCTTATTATTTTTTGACCTTAGGCATGTTATGGTTCCGCTATATTTTAATGGCGGGGATCGCCTATGTTTTTATTTGGGTGATCTATAAAGAAAGGCTTAAACATAAAATCATCCAGAATAAACTTCCGGAAAAAGATAAAATTTCTCACGAACTAAAATATTCGGCAATCTCTCTCGCGATCTTTGCTGCTTCCGGAATTCTGGTCGTTTTAATGAAGAATGCCGGCTGGACTTTTATCTACGATAAGGTTGAGGATTACGGGGTTCCGTATCTTCTATTCAGCATCGTTGCCTTGATATTTTTGCACGATACCTACTTTTATTGGACCCATCGTTTGATGCATCATCCTCTTCTTTTTAAAAGAATGCATCTAGTCCATCATAAGTCTACGAACCCTTCTCCATGGGCAGCGTTTTCATTTCATCCGTACGAAGCTGTGGTAGAAGCTGGTATCGTTCCATTGGTAATCCTTTTCTTACCGGTGCATACGACTGCTCTTATTGTTTTTTTCTTTTACAGTAATTTTTTAAATGTGTTGGGGCATCTTTCTTTCGAACTTTTTCCGAAATGGTTTATGGAAAATAAAATATTAAGACTTCATAATTCTACTACTCATCATAATATGCACCATAAATATTTTAACTGTAATTACAGTTTGTACTTTAATATTTGGGATAGGCTTATGGGAACTAATCACGAGAAGTATTTTGATACTTTTAGGGAAGTTGCGAACCGAGAACCTGAGCCTATAGGAGATGTTAGGACTCCAACATCGGTGGTAACTTCAGGAGTTTAGAAATATCGAGCGCGAATGTGCCGAGTATGTTGGAATTCCAACATAGAGAGTTACAAAATTTGGTTGTTGAGATCTTAATTCTGTGATATGCGGAAAGGGCTCTCCCACGAGCCACTCCCCCCACCCAAAGTTTAGGGCGGGGCGCCCTTAACCCATGTAGGAATTCCTACAGACGAATTTCCAAATCTCTAATAAGAAGCTGGGAACCGTATCCTTGTAACAGTTCCTTGCTCGGAAGAAAGATCCATCACCGAGCCCTTTAGCTGTTTTGTCAAAAGATCCACAAGTTCTAAACCCATGGAATCCTCTGATTTAGAGCTCGAAGATTTCCCTTTTCCATTATCTGTAACGTCCAAATGGATCCAATTTTCATCTTTGTAAAAAGAGATTTTGATGATCTTTTCTTCGGAACGTTTTTTAAAAGAAAATGCATGTTTTAGAACGTTAGTTACTAATTCATTCAGGATCAAACCGATCGGGATCGCAGAATTTTGTTTGATCGGAAGAGATTCACAATTTAGGAAAATTTGAATCTCTTCTTTTTTATGACCGAAAGATTTGAGAAGGCTGTCTACAAGCCGGCTTACAAACTCCGGGAAAAATTCGTCGCTGATCCTATGTTTTCCATACAAGGATTCGTGCACATATGCCATAGATAAAATTCTATTTTGGGATTCGGTCAAAACCTGGGTTGGATTACTTACTTCTACTTCTCCTTGCTCAAGCTGGATCGAAAGTAAACTGGATAGAACTTGCAGATAGTTTTTAACCCTATGGTGCACTTCTTTGAGTAGAATATCTTTTTCCTGGAGAGCATTCGCCATAATTTCTTCCGCAAGTTTAACTTGAGTGAAGTCTGTGATAAAACCTTCGAGCGCGATCAATTCTCCATTATCGCCTTTGACCGCTGAACCTTGTTCGAACGCCCAGCGCATTTCCCCACTTCTCTGATAGATTCGATAGAGAAGTCGATACGGAACATTCTTGCCAATTGCTTCCGTAACTTCATGAAATACTCTTTCAGTGTCTTCCGGATGCATGATCTCTCCATAAGTAATTGTACGGTTAGAGACGAAGTCGGATGGAGAGTAACCTGTAAGTTCGAAACAACCTTCGCTAATAAACTCCATGGTCCAATCGTGATCGTATGCACAGCGATATGCGATGCCTGGAAGATTTCGTATCAAAGTGGAAAGTTGTCTTTCACTTTCTTTTAATGCGGTTTCCGTTTTTTTATAGTAGGTAATATCAGTGCACATAGCAAGCGCACCTTCATAATTTCCTTGCGAGTCGAAGACTGGATTTGTAGACATCAATAACCAGACTGCTTCTCCATCGGGTCGTTTGAAAAAGAAATCATGAACTTCTGCTTGTCCTTGTTTTCTTTCTTCCAGTCTTCTATTTACAAGATCAGTATTATCCATTGCTATAAAATCAAATAAACTTTTACCTATCAGTTCTTTTTCGCTCATTCCTAAAAATTCGGCCATTTTAGAATTTACGAATTTAGTTTTGGCATCCTTATCAATCAGCCAAATCCCTTCTAAGGTTGTATCTACTATCTTCTTATAATTTCCTTCCGTTTTGAAAAGAGCCGCTTTTGTTTCTTCAAAGAATACGAGTAGTATTACGATTGCGGAGGCGAATCTAAAAAGACCTGCGATAAAAAAACCTATAAAGCCGAATTCAGGATGAAATCGAAGAAACGGATAATTAAGTACATGAATTCCCCAGATAATAAAGATCCAACCTGCGATCATCTTTCCTAAACTTGGGATTAAATTTTTAGTTCTTAGAAAAATGATCCCCGTATAAATTTGGGATCCGCCAATCAATATATAAATGGGCCAGATCATATAAGCGTCTTTGATCTTCTCTAAGTCTAAAAACAAAGCCCATAGGCCAGTTAACGAAAATAAGACCTGAAAAGGTCTGGAGAATGATTTATTTAAAAAATATAAACATCCTAAGAATTGGAAAAGTGCTCTAATGAAGTCAATGGAGAAGGTGGGAAAATATTTGTAAGAGTCCGCGCCTCCTACATTCATGATATTTCCAATGTATCCTAAAAGATGAAATGCCCAGCAGATGGACCAGGCAAGCAATGCTTTCTGTCCTTCTTTTTTATATAAATATAAATAGATAAAAAATAGAAAAAAGGCGGAAGGCGTAGCCGCGATAATGGTGGGTAATAACCATGGATGAGTCACGATGCCTTGAGCCGTTTACCGAAAACGGGTTTCGGTTTAGTCCGATTATTTTCTAATAAGACGAAATTCTTTGAAACAATAATCTCCGTTTGGATGTTTAATTTCTTTGATAGGATCCAGGGTAATACCTAAACTTTCCGCTCTGGTAAGAACCTTAGGAGGTAATTCGCAAGAAGGTCCTACATACACAGCTTTGTCAAACTCGTCCCAAGATTTCCATTTATATTTGCTATCGTTGCGATATTTCCCTTTTTCGACCGTTTTTTGTCTGAATAAAAGATCGAATTCTGAGGCGAGAATTCTTCCGGGTGTTTGGAAGTTCTCCTCATCGTGAAATGTATTAAATGCGACGTATTTCCCTTGAGGATCTATCTCTTTCGCAAATTCTCTCGCCGGTTCGAATGCCTCCGTGTCGAAACCTTTTAAACAAAATTGGTTTTTGGAAAGATACGTTTGGCTGAATAGTCCACCTTCTCTCACAAATAGGCTAGAAGCCCATAGAAAGAAGAATAGAAAAATTCCGGAGAAGAGTAATATTCTACTTTTTTCAGAAATTTGAACCAATCTGAAAGACCAGAGACTTAAGATCGTAAGTAATGCAGGCAAAGGATAGAATACATGTCTAAGTTGTTTGTTACCGGTGGTCGCATCTATAACAATATATTGTAAGAATACGATTACAGTGATTGCGAATAACGGATCTTTTAGAAATTTCGGCCAACTGATATTCTGCAACTTAGAAAGTAGAAAATCTATTTTTCCTTCGGACTTTGTTTGCGGAGAAGCAGTTTTTTCTTTTCTGTTTTGATAGAG
This genomic stretch from Leptospira neocaledonica harbors:
- a CDS encoding sterol desaturase family protein, coding for MNEIVDQLGYTAYYFLTLGMLWFRYILMAGIAYVFIWVIYKERLKHKIIQNKLPEKDKISHELKYSAISLAIFAASGILVVLMKNAGWTFIYDKVEDYGVPYLLFSIVALIFLHDTYFYWTHRLMHHPLLFKRMHLVHHKSTNPSPWAAFSFHPYEAVVEAGIVPLVILFLPVHTTALIVFFFYSNFLNVLGHLSFELFPKWFMENKILRLHNSTTHHNMHHKYFNCNYSLYFNIWDRLMGTNHEKYFDTFREVANREPEPIGDVRTPTSVVTSGV
- a CDS encoding SDR family NAD(P)-dependent oxidoreductase, translated to MSSGTKELSGSKIALITGAGGGIGEAIALRLDKAGYRLILCDIQEEKMKSIASRLSKTPELIACDLTKSEELEAMVSVVKSKFPNLEVLVNNAGYAKEGPFLEQNTLEIDRHAGINLLGPIRLIRAIVPMMLERGRGSVANIVSIGGIISLADSALYSATKFGLRGFLTAIHEELKGSCVKISGIYPAAVDTPMLMHEAMNGGTVLNWLNAVKSPDDVAKAVLKGIQTGKLEIYVPYSDGLTSRLAAVFPWLVGSLSPILKWFGEKGRRKWLRKKGIDPDRKA
- a CDS encoding TetR/AcrR family transcriptional regulator is translated as MKQGQRTPVQSRSKERVDLILRTAKELIGERGIDAVSMREIAQSAGIQIGSLYQYFPGKNSLLLTIMRDYYDRIYAGTKSLLDQVNNAEELESAGENALIQFAEFFQKDTALANLWAGARAVPELVSEDILDTYRNAELIIKTALRCLPGLKENDLKPFALFLSHTMGTIVRFAGEIETEEGKAVLKECQEIFRLRLKALIDLSKSSKKKIK
- the purB gene encoding adenylosuccinate lyase: MIDRYSNPEISKIWELENKFDIWKEIEILATEARMKKGEVPKEDFEEIRSKARFKVDEILEIESKVHHDVIAFLTNMNSYIGPAGRHVHYGLTSSDIGDTALCVQMVQAMDLILKKTDQLIEAIKEKAIQYRDLPCIGRSHGIHAEPMTLGLKFALFYEEMKRNRARMALAKEEIAVGKLSGAVGTYSNIEPDIEEYVCEKLGLKPDPIATQVVSRDRHAAYMSALGVTAASLDRFATEVRLLQKTEGREIEEPFSPGQKGSSAMPHKRNPVICERISGISRVIRSNVSTALQNVALWHERDISHSSAERIVVPDSTIALEYILDKMLFVVKNLHVYPDAIERTLGTTRGLIFSQKVLLHLIEKGGITREDAYAIVQGHAMAVWADISQNLKTRLAEDPKVQKVLKPGDLDSIFQISPYLDKVGLIYKRLGLE
- a CDS encoding PAS domain S-box protein, which translates into the protein MTHPWLLPTIIAATPSAFFLFFIYLYLYKKEGQKALLAWSICWAFHLLGYIGNIMNVGGADSYKYFPTFSIDFIRALFQFLGCLYFLNKSFSRPFQVLFSLTGLWALFLDLEKIKDAYMIWPIYILIGGSQIYTGIIFLRTKNLIPSLGKMIAGWIFIIWGIHVLNYPFLRFHPEFGFIGFFIAGLFRFASAIVILLVFFEETKAALFKTEGNYKKIVDTTLEGIWLIDKDAKTKFVNSKMAEFLGMSEKELIGKSLFDFIAMDNTDLVNRRLEERKQGQAEVHDFFFKRPDGEAVWLLMSTNPVFDSQGNYEGALAMCTDITYYKKTETALKESERQLSTLIRNLPGIAYRCAYDHDWTMEFISEGCFELTGYSPSDFVSNRTITYGEIMHPEDTERVFHEVTEAIGKNVPYRLLYRIYQRSGEMRWAFEQGSAVKGDNGELIALEGFITDFTQVKLAEEIMANALQEKDILLKEVHHRVKNYLQVLSSLLSIQLEQGEVEVSNPTQVLTESQNRILSMAYVHESLYGKHRISDEFFPEFVSRLVDSLLKSFGHKKEEIQIFLNCESLPIKQNSAIPIGLILNELVTNVLKHAFSFKKRSEEKIIKISFYKDENWIHLDVTDNGKGKSSSSKSEDSMGLELVDLLTKQLKGSVMDLSSEQGTVTRIRFPASY
- a CDS encoding helix-turn-helix domain-containing protein gives rise to the protein MISQITDILHLFCLSNLIFIIGLLGWRYFYDLRIRIAGGFSFGIVCYILLSLDPDLKIPYAVRTFLFAGLISLPFFFWMISLAIFEDHFEVKYWHWFLLICKVGVSAWSVYPVLDLINMRGPIVSETVLAHIIIPTLLSLGFVVAAIIRIYSGRKDDLIETRRRLREVHILMTGSVITFNMFSHLILRGRVLSEILDLANVIFAWGLILAFMYLVFELKEGLVDPRPEEIEDTEEKAVYADPALKKKLVSAFEETKLYRKEGLTIGQLAEDLEVQEYKLRRLINQAMGFRNFPDFLNRYRIQEACEILLDSGKDEVPIIRVAMDLGYQSLGPFNRAFKELTGVTPTEFRRNRGRDESLKSTADFEIS
- a CDS encoding flavin-containing monooxygenase, which codes for MKEQTTISNSNEARDYSGHYCIVGAGPAGLSMARSLKSKGIPFHVIERYKDVGGIWDIENPGSPMYKSAHFISSKYLSNYADYPMPEEYPDYPSNRQILAYHRTFAREYDLYRHIKFNSSVQSIQQKGSKWLVTLENGESGLYEGVICASGITWSPNIPKLQGIETFRGEVIHSVKYKDISSFRGKRVLVVGAGNSGCDIACDAGVAAEQAFISVRRGYYFIPKHIFGMPADVFGDGAHWIPNWFSQWVFGIILKFLVGDLTKIGLQAPDHKIFETHPIINDQLLHNLRHGDVIAKGDVSRLNGEFVEFKDGSKERIDLVVLATGYHWAIPYMEEKYFEWKNGRPELYLTLFNRNYENLYALGYMETDGGAYKMFDEMANLISSYIDAKRNGDPSAKKFGSLIWNDRPLLNGGIHYLNTGRHSVYVNQVAYKKYRSKIQRKMGWPELKSGQFDILKTDDNSNAASTELARAVR